A region of Bombyx mori chromosome 13, ASM3026992v2 DNA encodes the following proteins:
- the LOC101745824 gene encoding cytochrome b-c1 complex subunit 8 — translation MGKHFGELAKIRGLVTYKISAHEQRAYAGAISNGIPNIFRRFRESVFKVVPPFIIGYLIYEGVEREHHRLSRKNPADFENDQ, via the exons ATGGGCAAACACTTTGGAGAACTAGCTAAAATTCGGGGTCTTGTCACCTACAAGATATCTGCCCATGAACAACGAGCATATGCTGGAGCTATTTCAAATGGTATTCCTAATATCTTCAGAAGATTTCGTGAGAGCGTTTTTAAAGTAGTCCCGC CCTTCATCATTGGATACTTGATATATGAAGGAGTTGAAAGGGAGCATCACAGACTATCACGGAAGAACCCTGCTGATTTTGAAAATGATCAATAA